Proteins encoded together in one Desulfurella sp. window:
- a CDS encoding ATP-binding protein → MSSLDKPFEPNFGISRRDVFKIKERVPKRDFLIELIKENIKQSAEYIGTIRLSINEVCDFCSICESVCPKGAIIIEKRETAAIYFNPSLCSACKNCIDACPKNAITENKAFVDDLIPKAIKLFEKPKKICSCGNVYYTDAEICPECEIKNKKRQELLSYIKDLF, encoded by the coding sequence TTGAGCAGTCTGGATAAGCCTTTTGAGCCAAATTTTGGTATTTCCAGAAGAGATGTTTTTAAAATTAAAGAAAGAGTACCTAAAAGAGACTTTTTGATTGAGCTTATTAAAGAAAATATAAAACAAAGTGCAGAATATATTGGCACAATAAGGCTTTCAATAAATGAAGTTTGTGATTTTTGTTCAATTTGTGAGTCAGTTTGTCCAAAAGGTGCAATTATTATAGAAAAACGCGAAACCGCTGCTATTTACTTTAACCCATCTCTTTGCAGTGCTTGTAAAAATTGCATAGATGCATGCCCAAAAAACGCAATAACAGAAAATAAGGCTTTTGTAGATGATTTGATACCAAAAGCGATAAAGCTTTTTGAAAAACCTAAAAAAATTTGTTCTTGTGGCAATGTTTACTATACTGATGCAGAAATTTGCCCAGAGTGCGAGATAAAAAATAAAAAAAGACAGGAATTGCTAAGCTACATAAAGGATTTATTTTGA
- a CDS encoding 4Fe-4S dicluster domain-containing protein, protein MNDFVFTGKISINALCSHNTYSKSTCNECIKACPFEALAIDFDNNIVIGDCIGCGVCYSACENDAIELNRNLDIDIVKNVTEPSFGCIFAKGYNKISCISRLGENLIVYFVLKFGYINIFKGNCENCKFKMSLEVFEKNLKKTQEILKALDISFDGVKIEQSG, encoded by the coding sequence ATGAACGATTTTGTTTTTACTGGTAAAATAAGCATTAATGCATTATGCTCTCATAATACTTACTCAAAAAGTACATGTAATGAATGCATAAAAGCATGTCCATTTGAAGCATTAGCCATTGATTTTGATAATAATATTGTGATTGGTGACTGTATTGGCTGTGGCGTGTGTTATAGTGCCTGTGAAAACGATGCTATAGAATTAAACCGAAATTTGGATATCGATATTGTAAAGAATGTTACGGAGCCTTCATTTGGCTGTATTTTTGCTAAAGGTTATAACAAAATATCATGTATTTCAAGGTTAGGTGAAAATTTGATTGTGTATTTTGTATTGAAATTTGGTTATATTAATATTTTTAAAGGAAATTGCGAAAACTGCAAATTTAAAATGTCACTTGAGGTTTTTGAAAAAAATTTAAAAAAAACACAGGAAATTTTAAAAGCACTTGATATAAGTTTTGATGGAGTAAAAATTGAGCAGTCTGGATAA
- a CDS encoding NADH-quinone oxidoreductase subunit H: MLFYLSIAQLLYIIILSPLAIGILNFLDERLSSRGGPSIFQEYYNLFKYFKKQSIYPDSSSIFFTYVPYMSFAMYLFLTLVLPIITAFPLTFGPVVDFVGGGLVFGAASTLIKLSALDSKNNYSILGASRSSSIGIFTEPVILLIFIMLGVISDTNNPYVINNIMQTSTSWYYSLVHLFIALAFFFVLIIETGQLPIESSSLNELGSIDSLLIHEYSGRELALLKWGSYIKQFILMNVFLNVYTWPFFVPMKLNLISIFFYMFINFFKIIILLIIFAFINSVVSKYRLFKIFDYIAIAFSFTLIAMLVFYITSGG; the protein is encoded by the coding sequence ATGTTGTTTTATTTAAGTATTGCACAATTGTTGTATATAATTATCCTATCTCCTTTAGCTATTGGAATTTTAAATTTTTTAGATGAAAGATTGTCTTCAAGAGGAGGACCCTCTATATTCCAAGAGTATTATAATCTATTTAAATATTTTAAAAAACAAAGCATTTATCCAGATTCCTCTTCAATATTTTTTACTTATGTACCATATATGAGCTTTGCAATGTATTTATTTTTAACTTTGGTGTTGCCTATTATTACAGCTTTTCCTTTAACATTTGGTCCTGTTGTTGACTTTGTTGGTGGCGGCTTAGTGTTTGGTGCTGCATCAACCCTTATTAAACTTTCTGCGCTTGATTCCAAAAATAACTATTCAATTTTAGGCGCATCACGATCATCAAGTATAGGAATATTTACTGAACCGGTTATTTTGTTAATATTTATAATGCTTGGCGTTATTTCAGATACCAACAATCCTTATGTAATTAACAATATAATGCAAACTTCAACAAGTTGGTATTATTCTTTAGTACATTTATTTATAGCTCTTGCATTTTTCTTTGTTTTAATTATTGAAACCGGACAACTACCCATAGAAAGCAGCTCTTTAAATGAATTAGGTTCAATTGATTCTTTATTAATTCATGAATATTCAGGCAGAGAATTAGCTCTCTTAAAATGGGGCAGCTATATTAAACAATTTATTTTAATGAATGTGTTTTTAAATGTTTATACATGGCCATTTTTTGTTCCCATGAAATTAAACTTGATTTCAATATTTTTTTATATGTTTATCAATTTTTTTAAAATTATTATATTGCTTATAATCTTTGCATTTATTAACAGTGTGGTTTCAAAATACAGACTATTTAAAATCTTTGATTATATAGCTATAGCTTTTAGTTTTACACTTATTGCTATGCTTGTATTTTATATAACAAGCGGAGGGTAA
- a CDS encoding proton-conducting transporter membrane subunit: MIYTLPALFATIGSILCFIGFRKKERTVSVFTSLLSLISSILILFSKNYSDSYFYVDNLSKIFSLMIAIVYFGVVIFSIEYISNIKERFIKVYQYFMLLNIFVAAMFFSVILNNLGLIWVGVEATTFSSALLVAVENDFTALEAAWRYIIIVSVGLVISLIATLFLYSACDTLSIVKLLAIKPTGSLFLLGAILLIIGYGTKAGIFPMNTWLADAHGKSPAPVSAIFSAVLLPVSLYPIIRLFQVYHNTLLSEFAFILGFLSVSTASIMSLNQKLYKRLFAYSSIENMGLALIGISLGSYALFGAIVLIFAHAFAKSGIFMLTGNILHNYKSKKIKDINGIIKTMPHTGLFLFFGSLAVTGAPPSAIFFGEFLILSKTIDLYGWLIGSILIFFVGCGFLFINYKVINMVFSGQRKKAIKESNFTLVPIINITLSILTLISLPFLYRFLQGVIK; encoded by the coding sequence ATGATTTACACGCTACCAGCATTATTTGCTACAATTGGTTCTATACTTTGCTTTATTGGATTTAGGAAAAAAGAACGCACTGTATCTGTTTTTACAAGCTTATTGAGTTTAATAAGTTCTATTTTAATTTTATTTAGTAAAAATTATTCAGACAGTTATTTTTATGTAGATAACCTTTCAAAAATATTTTCTTTAATGATAGCTATTGTATATTTTGGCGTCGTAATTTTTTCCATTGAGTACATTTCAAATATAAAAGAGCGTTTTATAAAAGTTTATCAATATTTCATGCTTTTAAATATTTTCGTTGCAGCAATGTTTTTCAGTGTAATACTAAACAATTTAGGTCTTATTTGGGTTGGCGTAGAAGCAACCACATTTTCAAGTGCTTTACTTGTTGCTGTAGAAAATGACTTTACAGCACTGGAAGCTGCATGGCGCTATATTATAATTGTTTCTGTGGGTCTTGTAATATCACTCATTGCTACATTATTTTTATACTCTGCTTGCGATACGCTATCTATAGTCAAATTACTAGCTATAAAACCAACAGGTAGTTTATTTTTATTAGGCGCAATACTTTTAATTATAGGCTATGGCACAAAAGCTGGAATTTTTCCTATGAATACCTGGCTTGCTGACGCCCATGGCAAATCACCAGCACCAGTTAGTGCTATATTTAGCGCAGTGCTACTGCCTGTGTCGCTGTATCCAATTATAAGGCTTTTTCAGGTATATCATAATACACTGCTATCTGAATTTGCTTTTATCTTAGGTTTTTTAAGTGTTTCCACAGCAAGCATTATGAGTTTAAACCAAAAATTATACAAAAGGCTTTTTGCTTACTCTTCGATTGAAAATATGGGACTTGCATTGATTGGAATTAGTTTGGGATCATACGCTCTATTTGGTGCAATTGTTTTGATATTTGCCCATGCATTTGCAAAATCTGGTATTTTTATGCTCACGGGTAATATACTGCATAATTATAAAAGCAAAAAAATTAAAGATATAAATGGCATAATTAAAACTATGCCACACACTGGTTTATTTTTGTTTTTTGGTAGCTTAGCTGTCACTGGTGCTCCGCCTTCTGCTATTTTTTTTGGAGAATTTCTAATTTTATCAAAAACTATTGACCTATATGGCTGGCTTATTGGATCAATATTAATTTTCTTTGTTGGATGTGGCTTTTTATTTATAAATTACAAAGTTATAAATATGGTTTTTAGTGGTCAAAGAAAAAAAGCTATAAAAGAAAGCAATTTTACGTTAGTGCCCATAATAAATATTACACTCTCAATACTTACACTTATATCCTTGCCATTTTTATACCGATTCCTTCAAGGAGTAATTAAATGA
- a CDS encoding proton-conducting transporter membrane subunit — translation MLTFDFAILFFILGMAVSFNKSLSYIFALFGAISCTFVGFEGYINGFSYQINLFNGLSLNIGIDKISAVFLIIAYVCFSAIALYSIDFGKLFSKTMSFLINLTMLSMLFIFCAKDAITFLVAFEITNISLFFLILEKSNSYKQAYKFLAFSEGSSVLLMIAFAIIFAHSGTFLFQAYQNNYLFALFAFLGFIIKMDIVPTHVWIGQTYSKAPSNIAAILSVPLTLVGTYGVFRVFSLEKSVFLAIIAVILGALSAFWGALQSARETQLKTLPAYSTVENNGMILASLGVSMLARYSNLNILADFSYLTAIFLIISHSLSKTTMFLSIGHAKETLQKENIDDVAGILKNVSKSAGFGILISGLSFSAVPPLIGFVSEWMLLESLFQSYKFQDNFFKLIVTFAGILIALAIGLSSFGIKKLVGFSSLGKSIQTIKKIPDFTIKLAENLMSALVILSGIFSFLIVFYLGYNNFLDGILGVPKPALIVSGRPIFGVVSPFMFAIVFGFLLFFTLLLKFSNKKIKTVTPWVGGLKLKENEMYNTRGYSFIVEYVLRGIYRTKEKDTYVESYDVSNLIYQGLEILFKKLSYFLSKYIMNGNLNYYIAYIIAMFIIALFVFKL, via the coding sequence ATGTTAACATTTGATTTTGCAATTTTGTTTTTTATTTTAGGTATGGCTGTTTCTTTTAATAAATCATTGAGTTATATTTTTGCCCTCTTTGGAGCAATAAGCTGCACTTTTGTTGGATTTGAAGGCTATATTAATGGTTTTTCTTATCAAATCAATTTATTTAATGGTCTAAGCTTAAATATTGGCATTGATAAAATATCTGCCGTATTTTTAATTATAGCGTATGTTTGTTTTAGTGCAATTGCTTTGTATTCAATAGATTTTGGAAAACTATTTAGCAAAACAATGTCATTTTTAATAAACCTCACAATGTTAAGTATGTTGTTTATATTTTGCGCAAAAGATGCTATTACATTTTTAGTTGCTTTTGAGATTACAAATATTAGTTTATTTTTTTTAATATTAGAAAAGTCCAATTCATACAAGCAAGCTTACAAATTTTTAGCATTTTCTGAAGGCTCCAGTGTTTTGTTAATGATTGCTTTTGCAATTATATTTGCCCATAGTGGAACTTTTTTATTTCAAGCATATCAAAATAATTACCTATTTGCATTATTTGCATTTTTAGGGTTCATTATAAAAATGGATATCGTGCCCACTCATGTATGGATTGGTCAAACTTACTCAAAAGCGCCATCTAATATTGCTGCTATACTATCCGTACCTCTTACGCTTGTGGGCACATATGGAGTTTTTAGAGTTTTTTCATTAGAAAAATCAGTTTTTTTAGCAATTATAGCTGTTATTCTGGGTGCTTTAAGTGCATTTTGGGGAGCATTACAATCAGCCAGAGAAACTCAGTTAAAAACACTACCCGCATATTCCACAGTGGAGAATAATGGTATGATTTTAGCAAGTTTAGGCGTAAGCATGCTTGCAAGGTATAGTAATTTAAATATATTAGCTGATTTTTCTTACCTAACTGCGATTTTTTTAATAATATCACACTCTTTGTCTAAAACTACAATGTTTTTATCCATTGGTCACGCTAAAGAAACACTTCAAAAAGAAAATATAGACGATGTAGCTGGCATACTAAAAAACGTCAGCAAATCAGCTGGTTTTGGGATACTAATTTCTGGTTTATCATTTAGCGCAGTGCCACCTTTAATAGGTTTTGTTTCTGAATGGATGCTGCTTGAAAGTTTATTTCAATCATATAAATTTCAGGATAATTTTTTTAAGCTAATTGTAACTTTTGCTGGTATATTAATTGCCCTTGCAATAGGACTTAGCTCGTTTGGCATAAAAAAGTTGGTAGGATTTTCAAGTTTAGGAAAATCTATACAAACAATCAAAAAGATTCCAGACTTTACTATTAAACTGGCTGAAAATCTTATGAGTGCTTTAGTTATTTTAAGCGGTATATTTTCATTTTTAATTGTGTTTTATCTTGGATACAATAATTTTTTAGATGGTATATTGGGCGTACCAAAACCTGCTTTAATAGTTTCTGGTAGACCTATCTTTGGCGTGGTTTCACCATTTATGTTTGCAATAGTTTTTGGTTTCTTACTTTTTTTTACTTTATTGTTAAAATTTTCAAACAAAAAAATAAAAACAGTTACTCCATGGGTAGGTGGTCTCAAATTAAAAGAAAATGAAATGTACAACACGCGGGGCTACTCATTTATAGTAGAATATGTACTAAGGGGTATTTACAGAACGAAAGAAAAAGACACTTACGTTGAAAGTTATGACGTTTCAAATTTAATTTATCAAGGCTTAGAAATTTTGTTTAAAAAACTTAGTTATTTTTTGTCAAAATATATTATGAATGGAAATCTAAATTATTATATAGCCTACATTATAGCTATGTTTATAATTGCACTCTTTGTATTTAAGCTATAA